Proteins encoded by one window of Candidatus Fermentibacter sp.:
- a CDS encoding cupin domain-containing protein yields the protein MIIRSSSDVRPQHLSDTGYSKVASRLLAGTRDGCNKITLRMLTIQSGGHIPREAARGERVIYVLSGGGEYVDADGFAHEMNAGDTAAVPAWEVFHMQNRSGGDLVLLIAAGPNQ from the coding sequence ATGATCATCAGGTCTTCTTCCGACGTTAGGCCGCAGCATCTCTCGGACACCGGCTATTCGAAGGTCGCCAGCAGGCTCCTGGCCGGCACCCGGGACGGCTGCAACAAGATCACGCTCAGGATGCTCACGATCCAGTCCGGCGGGCACATCCCGAGGGAGGCCGCCAGGGGCGAGAGGGTCATATACGTGCTCTCGGGCGGTGGCGAATACGTCGATGCGGACGGGTTCGCCCACGAGATGAACGCAGGCGACACGGCCGCCGTGCCGGCCTGGGAGGTTTTCCACATGCAGAACAGAAGCGGCGGGGACCTGGTGCTGCTGATCGCTGCGGGGCCGAACCAGTGA
- a CDS encoding AIR carboxylase family protein, which translates to MTPRAKPDPFEEYVRKVASSSKPPADSEEKLRDALAGPVEAPSGAPAAPVPDAPEQAATAPAGPPATLPLPEIIMGGGLSPVEVLALFKAQIERSGGAFAAGLGSDALDLLKKEFPDCRYSLECMAVSAGPPAPSPADPRFVALVTSGRADMKAAAEAEFLLSECGVPCHMFVDFGSTGIQRLTSSMQEIGGAAVCLVFAGMDGGLPSILGGLYGGPVVAVPTSGGSRPPFGGIAPLMSMLASGTPGITVVSIDNGLGAAAAAVRILGLRGGAAS; encoded by the coding sequence GTGACCCCGCGCGCGAAGCCCGATCCTTTCGAGGAGTACGTCAGGAAGGTGGCCTCGAGCTCCAAACCCCCTGCGGACAGCGAGGAGAAGCTCAGGGACGCCCTCGCCGGACCCGTCGAGGCGCCATCGGGAGCTCCGGCCGCGCCGGTTCCCGATGCGCCGGAGCAGGCCGCCACCGCCCCCGCCGGCCCTCCCGCCACCCTCCCCCTGCCCGAGATCATCATGGGCGGAGGCCTTTCGCCCGTGGAGGTGCTGGCTCTCTTCAAGGCCCAGATCGAGAGGTCGGGCGGAGCGTTCGCGGCAGGGCTGGGAAGCGATGCCCTCGACCTGCTGAAGAAGGAGTTCCCCGACTGCAGGTACTCGCTGGAATGCATGGCCGTGTCCGCCGGCCCCCCCGCTCCCTCCCCGGCGGATCCGCGTTTCGTGGCGCTCGTGACGTCGGGCAGGGCCGACATGAAGGCGGCCGCCGAGGCCGAGTTCCTCCTGTCCGAATGCGGCGTGCCCTGTCACATGTTCGTCGACTTCGGCTCCACCGGCATCCAGAGGCTGACCTCCTCGATGCAGGAGATAGGCGGAGCGGCGGTGTGCCTCGTGTTCGCGGGCATGGACGGGGGGCTGCCCTCGATACTCGGAGGTCTCTACGGAGGTCCGGTCGTCGCAGTGCCGACCTCGGGCGGTTCGCGCCCGCCGTTCGGCGGCATCGCCCCCCTGATGTCCATGCTGGCCTCGGGCACGCCGGGCATAACCGTGGTCAGCATAGACAACGGCCTCGGAGCCGCTGCCGCTGCTGTCAGGATACTCGGCCTGCGCGGAGGTGCCGCCTCTTGA
- a CDS encoding SDR family oxidoreductase, which translates to MKCLVTGGAGFIGSNLVRALVARGDEVRVLDDLSTGRASNLEGVDCEFVRGDLRDAGAVDAAVAGCLRVFHLGALPSVPRSIADPVRSNEVNVLGTLNVLEASRRRGVGRVVFASSSSIYGDQPVPVKSEDLPPRPLSPYAVSKLAAEKYCQVFHGVYGLETVCLRYFNVFGPRQDPGSPYAAVVPIFTKRILDGLPPLVNGDGCQSRDFTFVDNVVDGNLRAAEARGAEGLVMNVACGGSIPVNTLASEIAKLLGREDLAPVHAPERAGEVRDSRADIGLARRILGYEPSVAFEEGLRRTVMFMAGGGAGP; encoded by the coding sequence TTGAAGTGCCTCGTGACGGGAGGAGCGGGCTTCATAGGCTCCAACCTCGTGCGGGCCCTTGTCGCACGGGGAGACGAGGTGCGGGTGCTGGACGATCTCTCTACGGGCCGCGCATCCAATCTGGAAGGCGTGGACTGCGAGTTCGTCCGTGGCGACCTCAGGGATGCCGGCGCGGTCGATGCCGCGGTGGCGGGATGCCTCAGGGTGTTCCATCTCGGAGCCCTCCCCAGCGTGCCCAGGTCGATCGCCGATCCCGTCAGGTCCAACGAGGTGAACGTGCTGGGGACCCTGAACGTACTCGAGGCGTCGAGGCGCCGCGGGGTGGGGAGGGTGGTGTTCGCCTCCTCGTCGTCCATCTACGGCGACCAGCCCGTGCCGGTGAAGTCGGAGGACCTGCCGCCCAGGCCTCTCTCGCCCTATGCCGTCAGCAAGCTCGCGGCCGAGAAGTACTGCCAGGTCTTCCACGGCGTCTACGGCCTCGAGACCGTCTGCCTGAGGTACTTCAACGTCTTCGGTCCCCGCCAGGATCCCGGCAGCCCCTATGCCGCGGTCGTCCCGATATTCACGAAGAGGATCCTCGACGGGCTGCCGCCCCTGGTGAACGGCGACGGATGCCAGTCGCGCGACTTCACCTTCGTGGACAACGTGGTGGACGGCAATCTCAGGGCAGCCGAGGCCCGGGGCGCCGAGGGGCTGGTGATGAACGTCGCCTGCGGAGGCAGCATCCCGGTCAACACGCTCGCCTCCGAGATCGCGAAACTGCTGGGTCGGGAGGACCTCGCGCCCGTCCACGCCCCGGAGAGGGCGGGGGAGGTTCGCGACAGCAGGGCCGACATAGGCCTCGCCAGGAGGATACTCGGCTACGAGCCCTCGGTGGCGTTCGAGGAGGGGCTCAGGCGGACGGTCATGTTCATGGCCGGAGGCGGCGCCGGACCCTGA
- a CDS encoding patatin-like phospholipase family protein, whose product MLGMLLMSAVLSQVQGYSVALSGGGARGLAHVGVLLAFEERGVPVKTVAGTSMGGLVAGLYASGWTASQIDSIARSIDWGELFSAEPSREMSFLPQRLEGEMEVVTLGLRGMTPVLPPGAVSTQRVASLLVSLTSFTQLSVGYGFDDLPVPVRIVSFDLESRSRIVSDSGQLSTAMLSSMAFPAVFPAVRDGGMLLVDGGVVDNLPVDIAARTWGLPVIAVDVSSERGPLPEKPTLLEAGTLTLQALMGTLNGIYERRADYTVRPDLGGAALWDFGDADSLIAAGYRAGLALLDSYPELTGRPFRRLPATGGRTVVGDVMLGGLRRLPERAVFPWLEVSRGDTLTPSSLRHEVELLYSSGLFGSVRPEISRSGDGAACLTMHLEERDPSEIGLGMAYHNETGFEGRLGIRTRNFLDTGRRVSLGLGGGDGYAFAEMSGTDHAPRSRFFQQLALSTWQMVVPAPSDSGSDPSVENRLSAELAHGISLSWFGLSQIGTGLTARCSPGAGWSSFGRIFVRGMTQTWDDPMNPREGGLVRAEISLSPLRHVHQILDIDFARVLPMGRRASARLWGWTRLSSGDVEEWQYDRLTVAHAIPGHAWNSLPARERFALGLDLSRDFRGPFFASVRAAGSWDWETPLEPDEGSESWGAGLSVGARTPAGPARISWGTGSDGQSAWTVSIGQPGAFGPGR is encoded by the coding sequence ATGCTGGGGATGCTGCTCATGTCCGCCGTGCTTTCCCAGGTGCAGGGGTACTCGGTCGCCCTGTCGGGGGGCGGGGCGAGAGGGCTGGCCCATGTCGGCGTGCTGCTCGCGTTCGAGGAGCGGGGAGTCCCGGTCAAGACGGTCGCCGGCACCAGCATGGGCGGTCTCGTGGCGGGCCTCTACGCATCGGGCTGGACCGCCTCCCAGATCGACAGCATAGCGCGGAGCATCGACTGGGGAGAGCTCTTCTCCGCCGAGCCCTCGCGGGAGATGTCCTTCCTGCCGCAGCGGCTCGAGGGCGAGATGGAGGTCGTCACGCTCGGCCTCAGGGGCATGACGCCGGTGCTGCCCCCGGGCGCGGTTTCCACACAGAGGGTGGCATCCCTGCTCGTCTCGCTCACCTCCTTCACGCAGCTCAGTGTGGGATACGGCTTCGACGACCTGCCCGTGCCCGTGCGCATCGTCTCCTTCGACCTGGAGAGCCGGAGCCGCATCGTCAGCGATTCCGGACAACTGTCCACCGCAATGCTCTCCTCGATGGCCTTCCCGGCTGTCTTTCCCGCGGTCAGGGACGGGGGCATGCTCCTGGTCGACGGAGGCGTGGTCGACAACCTCCCGGTCGACATCGCGGCGCGCACCTGGGGCCTGCCCGTCATCGCGGTCGACGTCTCCTCGGAAAGAGGCCCCCTGCCGGAGAAACCCACGCTGCTGGAGGCGGGGACGCTCACCCTGCAGGCTCTGATGGGCACACTGAACGGGATCTACGAACGGCGGGCCGACTACACCGTGAGACCAGACCTGGGCGGGGCCGCCCTCTGGGACTTCGGTGACGCCGATTCCCTGATAGCGGCCGGCTACAGGGCCGGGCTCGCACTCCTCGACAGCTACCCCGAACTGACCGGGAGGCCATTCCGCCGTCTCCCGGCGACCGGCGGCCGGACCGTGGTGGGAGACGTGATGCTCGGCGGGCTCAGGAGGCTCCCGGAGAGGGCCGTCTTCCCCTGGCTGGAGGTGTCGCGGGGCGACACGCTCACTCCCTCGAGCCTCAGGCACGAGGTCGAGCTGCTGTATTCCTCGGGCCTCTTCGGATCGGTGCGGCCGGAGATCTCGAGGTCGGGCGACGGGGCGGCCTGCCTCACGATGCATCTCGAGGAGCGCGATCCGTCGGAGATAGGTCTGGGCATGGCCTATCACAACGAGACCGGATTCGAGGGCAGGCTCGGCATCCGCACCAGGAACTTCCTGGACACGGGCCGGCGGGTCTCGCTCGGCCTCGGCGGAGGCGACGGATATGCGTTCGCCGAGATGTCGGGCACGGACCACGCGCCCCGCAGCAGGTTCTTCCAGCAGCTCGCCCTGTCGACCTGGCAGATGGTCGTCCCGGCCCCGTCCGACAGCGGTTCGGACCCGAGCGTCGAGAACAGGCTCTCGGCCGAGCTCGCGCACGGCATATCGCTGAGCTGGTTCGGGCTGTCGCAGATCGGGACGGGCCTCACGGCCAGGTGCTCCCCCGGCGCAGGCTGGAGTTCGTTCGGCCGGATCTTCGTAAGGGGCATGACGCAGACCTGGGACGACCCGATGAACCCGAGGGAGGGAGGGCTGGTGAGGGCCGAGATATCCCTGAGCCCTCTCAGGCACGTGCACCAGATCCTCGACATCGACTTTGCGAGGGTGCTGCCGATGGGGAGGAGGGCTTCGGCGAGGCTCTGGGGATGGACCAGGCTCTCGTCGGGGGACGTGGAGGAATGGCAGTACGACAGGCTCACAGTCGCCCACGCCATTCCGGGGCACGCATGGAACTCGCTCCCGGCCCGTGAGAGGTTCGCCCTGGGACTCGACCTCAGCAGGGACTTCAGGGGCCCGTTCTTCGCCTCGGTCCGGGCGGCCGGATCGTGGGACTGGGAGACGCCGCTCGAACCCGATGAAGGCTCGGAATCCTGGGGAGCCGGGCTTTCCGTGGGCGCCAGGACTCCGGCCGGGCCTGCCAGGATCTCATGGGGGACCGGTTCCGACGGCCAGTCGGCCTGGACCGTCAGCATCGGGCAGCCGGGGGCGTTCGGCCCCGGCCGGTAG
- a CDS encoding C25 family cysteine peptidase: MKLLLSMLAVLATCSYAGLTTVETSVDGVVLDLDTPSPRFVETGLDGGVYTGVMVDGAENLAEAGLPALPVFRTWIIAPIGADIDVSLSGENISTMNIPGISAVAPGIPSVPKDMPRDSYDLVFDPAVYVRGEAYPSSWVRLVDAGMMRGRRLILVEVAPVRWNPADRSVDVLNSATISLGFSGGDLGATFSEAERMAASGFEPLLSSMAVNYGTFNSFDGTDSPMGGYLIIAHPDFYETSMDDFVTWKSMCGYEVTLVSTATTGSTAAEIEAYILDALSTWSTPPQYVLLVGDTGFVPGNTATAYSGVTDLYYVTLDDGGWVPDAFIGRFSVTTTGQAIMMADRVIDYEQWAYSGSGAWLQSQGWIASSDNSSISEGTHNYCITNYAAPLGFTADKLYPATYGSTAADVVTAVNQGESMLTFSGHGSQTSWGDMSFGSSNFNQLTNDNMFPGVLSHACLTGDYGTATAWCETWTRTPSKGGLWFWGSVPSSYWTEDDVQEKGEYLNFLGNGIYWPMGFLNGGKLSLYAYLSGGGLTKYYFEGYNLMGDPSVEMWTWQTSGGVPMTMSVSHPASISGSGPVTVTVSGASDDALVCLYKAGEVLERDWTTGGSVTLYVGPATTGTMNVTVRRHNYKPYMGTISVTGVGIEGGEPAGPFTMSFANPMPAAGVVAITGEGAATLEVFDLTGRIVARPFQGDVSGTMSVNATEGLASGVYFFRLTGAGETTSRAVTVIR, encoded by the coding sequence GTGAAGCTTCTGCTGTCCATGCTGGCAGTCCTGGCTACCTGCTCATATGCCGGACTCACCACCGTCGAGACATCGGTCGACGGAGTCGTCCTCGACCTCGACACGCCCTCTCCCAGGTTCGTCGAGACCGGGCTGGACGGCGGAGTCTACACCGGCGTCATGGTCGACGGCGCCGAGAACCTGGCCGAGGCAGGCCTCCCGGCCCTGCCGGTCTTCAGGACCTGGATCATCGCACCCATCGGCGCCGACATCGATGTCTCCCTCTCGGGCGAGAACATCAGCACCATGAACATCCCGGGCATCTCGGCCGTCGCCCCCGGCATCCCTTCCGTGCCGAAGGACATGCCGAGGGATTCGTATGATCTCGTGTTCGATCCCGCCGTCTATGTACGGGGCGAGGCCTATCCCTCCTCCTGGGTGCGCCTGGTCGACGCCGGGATGATGCGCGGCCGCCGGCTGATCCTCGTCGAGGTCGCCCCGGTCCGCTGGAACCCGGCCGACCGCTCCGTCGATGTCCTGAACTCCGCCACGATCAGCCTCGGCTTCTCGGGCGGCGACCTGGGCGCCACGTTCTCCGAGGCCGAGAGGATGGCCGCCTCCGGCTTCGAGCCCCTGCTCTCCTCGATGGCCGTCAACTACGGCACCTTCAACTCCTTCGACGGCACCGACTCCCCGATGGGCGGCTACCTGATCATCGCCCACCCCGACTTCTACGAGACCTCCATGGATGACTTCGTCACCTGGAAGTCCATGTGCGGCTATGAGGTGACGCTCGTCTCCACGGCCACCACCGGCTCCACCGCCGCCGAGATCGAGGCCTACATCCTCGACGCCCTCTCCACCTGGAGCACGCCTCCGCAGTACGTGCTCCTCGTGGGCGACACCGGCTTCGTCCCCGGCAACACCGCCACCGCCTACAGCGGCGTCACCGATCTCTACTACGTGACGCTCGACGACGGCGGCTGGGTGCCCGACGCGTTCATCGGCCGCTTCTCCGTCACCACCACCGGTCAGGCCATCATGATGGCCGACAGGGTGATAGACTACGAGCAGTGGGCCTACTCGGGTTCGGGCGCCTGGCTGCAGAGCCAGGGCTGGATCGCAAGCAGCGACAACTCCAGCATCTCCGAGGGCACCCACAACTACTGCATCACCAATTATGCCGCGCCGCTGGGCTTCACTGCCGACAAGCTCTACCCGGCCACCTACGGCTCCACCGCCGCGGACGTGGTCACCGCAGTGAACCAGGGCGAGTCGATGCTGACCTTCTCCGGCCACGGCTCCCAGACGAGCTGGGGCGACATGTCGTTCGGATCGAGCAACTTCAACCAGCTCACCAACGACAACATGTTCCCGGGCGTCCTGTCGCACGCTTGCCTGACAGGCGACTACGGCACCGCCACAGCCTGGTGCGAGACCTGGACGAGGACTCCGAGCAAGGGCGGCCTCTGGTTCTGGGGTTCCGTCCCCTCCTCGTACTGGACCGAGGACGACGTCCAGGAAAAGGGCGAGTATCTCAACTTCCTCGGAAACGGCATCTACTGGCCGATGGGCTTCCTCAACGGCGGCAAGCTCTCGCTGTATGCCTACCTCAGCGGCGGCGGCCTCACCAAGTACTACTTCGAGGGCTACAACCTGATGGGTGACCCGTCCGTGGAGATGTGGACCTGGCAGACCTCGGGCGGCGTGCCCATGACCATGAGCGTCTCGCACCCCGCCTCGATCAGCGGTTCAGGCCCTGTCACCGTCACGGTCTCCGGTGCCTCCGACGACGCGCTGGTCTGTCTCTACAAGGCCGGCGAGGTCCTCGAGCGCGACTGGACCACCGGTGGCAGCGTGACCCTGTACGTCGGCCCCGCCACCACCGGCACCATGAACGTCACGGTCCGCAGGCACAACTACAAGCCCTACATGGGCACGATCAGCGTCACCGGCGTCGGCATCGAGGGCGGCGAGCCCGCGGGCCCCTTCACGATGAGCTTCGCCAATCCGATGCCCGCGGCCGGCGTCGTGGCCATCACGGGTGAAGGCGCTGCCACGCTCGAGGTGTTCGACCTCACGGGCAGGATCGTGGCGAGACCCTTCCAGGGCGATGTCTCCGGCACGATGTCCGTGAACGCCACCGAGGGCCTGGCTTCCGGCGTCTACTTCTTCAGGCTGACGGGTGCGGGCGAGACGACCTCCCGCGCCGTGACGGTCATCCGCTAG
- a CDS encoding UvrD-helicase domain-containing protein has product MRMPEPPRPADAVAREMIVSEVSRSVSVEASAGTGKTFLMTDRVMRLARHFGGIDSMAVLTFGEAAAAELRRRIRSRIAAMPDEGGEGELKRRLSAQIPGAYVTTIHSFASSMLREYPHLTDTDPSFEISACAFTSADLSRLWEEHLLEDPARLAGCADLVAACGSSLPGIAMTLASRPWAGDAASLSSDGAGARAAASSALARLEALAGEADPTDAMASKIACFIELARPVLDGHAPPGTIDRAVGAINLQGGRKASWPDGTLAEAKSLFGRFKVILRSLPLAEQFERLVPPFTERLRSIRASDRSNLSFDEILSRLCGALEKSEDLRRAISSRFVHFLVDEYQDTSSEQIAIFRSILAGSGGYGRGSITVVGDPKQSIYAWRQADLELYAEERRGFEADTAGTLSERITVSFRSSRAIVSLVNAAGPFIFGGTSPFDCGYSDFEPRPDAPEGPRPVVVLLDDAATGDDPGPTPGELVDMAAGWCARSLACGPEGEPARGGAAILMTAGTHAGILLARLSEAGIPYSATVGRTFKARPETVDLREMLSCLSFPGDGRALIHTLRSPFFGVEDGEITRAVAAGLAGWPSLPEGFAGRVPQAARACEMLSRLRSASARMPVGDFLHLLLCETEIAPVLAASGWEPDRRLSNLGFLIEQAAGGAFASLADLREALADGPGEGILEEPSPVTAPGTVSVTTIHKSKGLTFDGVMLIPPLGKHDSRRSRGPVLLHEKARRAAVSFGADLGTPLLDELREREAQQDAAEARRLVYVALTRARTGLVVFVRRSAWEDPPRAPEGFDGILVNALRGAWEADNGLLDVSEAPGTGGLVHRAVRRIDPAQVPSERPLPVLSAVVPEEPAPDASDGSPAIRLGLTVHRILEKIDLAEPEAWLDARRPLRDTSGADPARVIELVLNLFAMKLPFDIRKTARALREYPYITRGRQGCLRSYVDILAEQGGRLFALDYKTDSVTEAEVPSAASGYIARQAGYGQDLADALGREVSVWLAFLSPGVARHVGDFRPSPR; this is encoded by the coding sequence ATGAGGATGCCTGAGCCCCCCCGCCCTGCCGACGCCGTCGCAAGGGAGATGATAGTCTCCGAAGTGTCGCGGTCCGTGTCCGTCGAGGCCAGCGCCGGCACCGGCAAGACGTTCCTGATGACCGACAGGGTCATGCGGCTCGCGCGGCATTTCGGGGGCATCGACAGTATGGCGGTCCTGACCTTCGGCGAGGCGGCTGCGGCCGAGCTCAGGCGGCGGATCAGGTCGAGGATCGCGGCAATGCCCGACGAAGGCGGCGAAGGAGAGCTCAAGCGCAGGCTGTCGGCGCAGATCCCGGGGGCCTACGTGACGACGATCCACTCCTTCGCATCCTCGATGCTCAGGGAGTACCCGCACCTCACGGACACGGACCCCTCCTTCGAGATCTCTGCGTGCGCCTTCACTTCAGCCGACCTGTCGAGGCTCTGGGAGGAGCACCTGCTGGAGGACCCCGCGAGGCTCGCCGGGTGCGCCGACCTCGTCGCCGCCTGCGGCAGCAGCCTGCCGGGCATCGCGATGACCCTCGCCTCCAGGCCCTGGGCGGGGGATGCCGCCTCTCTGAGCAGCGACGGCGCCGGCGCCCGTGCCGCCGCGTCATCGGCGCTGGCCCGGCTGGAAGCTCTTGCCGGTGAGGCCGATCCGACCGATGCGATGGCCTCGAAGATCGCCTGCTTCATCGAACTTGCCCGGCCCGTGCTGGACGGCCACGCCCCGCCGGGCACGATCGACAGGGCCGTCGGCGCCATCAATCTCCAGGGCGGCAGGAAGGCCTCATGGCCGGACGGGACCCTGGCCGAGGCGAAGAGCCTCTTCGGGCGGTTCAAGGTGATCCTCCGCTCGCTGCCGCTGGCGGAGCAGTTCGAGCGCCTCGTCCCCCCGTTCACGGAGCGGCTCCGCTCGATCCGGGCATCCGACCGGTCGAACCTGTCCTTCGACGAGATACTCTCGCGCCTGTGCGGGGCGCTCGAGAAGTCGGAGGACCTGAGGAGGGCCATCTCCTCCAGGTTCGTCCATTTCCTCGTGGACGAATACCAGGACACGAGTTCAGAGCAGATCGCCATCTTCAGGAGCATCCTCGCGGGCTCCGGGGGCTACGGGCGCGGGTCGATAACGGTGGTCGGCGACCCGAAGCAGTCGATCTACGCCTGGAGGCAGGCCGATCTCGAGCTATACGCCGAGGAGCGCCGGGGCTTCGAGGCCGACACGGCGGGCACTCTCTCGGAGAGGATCACCGTGAGCTTCAGGAGCAGCCGCGCCATCGTCTCGCTGGTCAACGCGGCCGGGCCGTTCATCTTCGGCGGCACCTCCCCCTTCGACTGCGGATACTCGGATTTCGAGCCGCGGCCGGACGCTCCCGAAGGCCCCAGACCGGTCGTCGTCCTTCTCGACGATGCAGCGACCGGTGACGATCCGGGTCCGACACCCGGCGAACTCGTGGACATGGCCGCCGGATGGTGCGCCCGCAGCCTGGCGTGCGGGCCGGAAGGGGAGCCCGCCCGGGGCGGGGCCGCCATCCTCATGACGGCGGGGACACATGCGGGGATACTTCTCGCACGCCTGTCGGAGGCCGGCATACCGTACTCGGCGACAGTGGGGAGGACATTCAAGGCGAGGCCGGAGACCGTCGACCTGAGGGAGATGCTCTCCTGCCTTTCGTTCCCGGGTGACGGGAGGGCTCTGATCCACACTCTGAGGTCTCCCTTCTTCGGTGTGGAGGACGGTGAGATCACGAGAGCGGTGGCGGCGGGCCTCGCTGGATGGCCTTCGCTCCCGGAGGGCTTCGCCGGCAGGGTACCGCAGGCGGCCAGGGCCTGCGAGATGCTGTCGCGGCTCCGCAGCGCCTCCGCCCGCATGCCGGTCGGCGACTTCCTCCATCTCCTGCTCTGCGAGACCGAGATCGCACCGGTACTCGCCGCCTCGGGATGGGAACCCGACCGGAGGCTCTCTAATCTGGGCTTTCTGATCGAGCAGGCCGCGGGCGGGGCTTTCGCCTCGCTCGCCGACCTTAGGGAGGCCCTCGCCGATGGCCCCGGAGAGGGGATACTGGAGGAGCCTTCCCCCGTGACTGCCCCGGGGACCGTCTCGGTGACCACCATCCACAAGTCGAAGGGGCTAACGTTCGACGGCGTCATGCTCATCCCCCCCCTCGGGAAGCACGATTCGAGGAGGTCCAGAGGACCCGTCCTGCTCCACGAGAAGGCCCGCAGGGCAGCCGTCTCCTTCGGTGCGGACCTCGGCACGCCGCTGCTCGACGAGCTCAGGGAGAGGGAGGCGCAGCAGGATGCGGCGGAGGCCAGGCGCCTGGTGTACGTCGCACTCACGAGGGCAAGGACTGGGCTCGTGGTCTTCGTCCGGAGATCCGCCTGGGAGGATCCGCCTCGTGCGCCCGAAGGCTTCGACGGGATACTCGTGAATGCGCTGCGGGGAGCCTGGGAGGCGGACAACGGATTGCTGGACGTCTCGGAGGCCCCGGGAACGGGAGGTCTGGTGCACAGGGCGGTCCGGAGGATCGATCCTGCGCAGGTCCCTTCGGAGAGGCCGCTCCCCGTTCTGTCCGCCGTCGTCCCGGAGGAGCCGGCGCCTGACGCCTCCGACGGGTCTCCGGCCATCAGGCTGGGGCTCACCGTGCACAGGATCCTGGAGAAGATCGACCTGGCGGAGCCGGAGGCATGGCTGGATGCGAGGAGACCCCTGCGCGACACTTCCGGCGCCGACCCTGCCAGGGTGATCGAACTGGTCCTGAACCTCTTCGCGATGAAGCTGCCGTTCGACATCCGGAAGACGGCCCGCGCCCTCAGGGAGTATCCGTACATCACCCGGGGCCGCCAGGGCTGCCTCCGGAGCTATGTCGACATCCTCGCGGAACAGGGCGGGAGGCTCTTCGCACTGGACTACAAGACGGACTCCGTGACTGAGGCGGAAGTGCCATCCGCGGCTTCGGGATACATCGCGAGGCAGGCCGGCTACGGGCAGGACCTGGCCGACGCGCTCGGGCGCGAGGTCTCGGTGTGGCTGGCCTTCCTGTCACCCGGGGTCGCTCGTCACGTCGGGGACTTCAGGCCTTCCCCGCGGTAA